One genomic segment of Streptomyces niveus includes these proteins:
- a CDS encoding phosphatase PAP2 family protein, with amino-acid sequence MQSPAVPPAPRPASPAPSTPPGPVTPARVGAVLGAASLILLALVAAKWGPLLSLDRTVSVDLHRWAVSEPGLTHANRILTDWVWDPWTMRLLTAVAFFVLWFRRERLLACWVALTSLVGALVSQGVKAAVGRERPSWPDPVDSAHFAAFPSGHAMTATVTVGMLLWLLRRHGVSGPLWRVALVVGVVSALGAGFTRVWLGVHWSSDVVAGWLFGACLVALSVATYGGRALSRWR; translated from the coding sequence ATGCAATCCCCCGCGGTGCCCCCGGCGCCACGACCGGCCTCGCCGGCACCGTCCACACCGCCCGGACCCGTGACGCCGGCCCGCGTCGGCGCGGTGCTCGGGGCCGCCTCCCTGATCCTGCTGGCACTCGTCGCCGCCAAGTGGGGCCCGCTGCTCTCCCTGGACCGGACCGTCTCCGTGGATCTGCACCGGTGGGCGGTCTCCGAGCCGGGACTCACCCACGCGAACCGGATCCTCACGGACTGGGTGTGGGACCCCTGGACGATGCGTCTGCTGACCGCGGTCGCCTTCTTCGTCCTCTGGTTCCGCCGCGAGCGCCTGCTCGCCTGCTGGGTCGCCCTGACGAGCCTGGTGGGCGCCCTGGTGTCGCAGGGCGTGAAGGCCGCCGTCGGGCGCGAGCGCCCCAGTTGGCCGGACCCGGTCGACTCGGCGCATTTCGCGGCGTTCCCCTCGGGCCACGCGATGACGGCCACCGTCACCGTCGGGATGCTTCTGTGGCTGCTGCGACGGCACGGTGTGAGCGGTCCGCTGTGGCGGGTCGCGCTGGTGGTGGGGGTGGTGTCGGCTCTCGGCGCCGGGTTCACGCGGGTCTGGCTGGGCGTGCACTGGAGTTCGGACGTGGTGGCCGGCTGGCTGTTCGGAGCGTGTCTGGTGGCCCTGTCCGTCGCCACGTACGGCGGACGGGCCTTGTCCCGGTGGCGGTGA
- a CDS encoding DUF5134 domain-containing protein produces MHGPATAGWLVVALCAAAGTYCLLRLRGAAGARRGTARGTVQGRAQGTTGGMAGGEALMGFGMAAMAVPAAVVTPPRWVWLVYVAVFGVAALRALGPARRTSHHLHHLVGMLAMVYMAVAMALPPDGTHGAHSAGGTPLATGVLLIYYAGYVLWTGARLLPLQTVTAAEGGGPVGAGAADRAAGGVVGGAPGDVRVAAAPAGVVTDTAPDTGAATGLCEDRPELALACRLSMGIAMLAMLLTL; encoded by the coding sequence GTGCACGGACCGGCGACGGCCGGCTGGCTGGTCGTGGCGCTCTGCGCGGCGGCCGGCACCTACTGTCTGCTCCGGCTGCGCGGGGCCGCGGGCGCGCGACGCGGCACGGCAAGGGGCACGGTGCAGGGCAGGGCACAGGGCACGACGGGGGGCATGGCGGGCGGCGAGGCCCTGATGGGGTTCGGGATGGCGGCGATGGCCGTACCGGCCGCGGTGGTCACGCCACCGCGCTGGGTCTGGCTGGTGTACGTGGCGGTGTTCGGGGTCGCCGCGCTGCGCGCACTGGGACCGGCCCGCAGGACGTCACACCATCTGCACCATCTCGTGGGCATGCTCGCCATGGTCTACATGGCGGTGGCGATGGCGCTGCCGCCGGACGGTACGCACGGCGCGCACAGCGCGGGCGGGACGCCGCTGGCCACGGGTGTGCTGCTGATCTACTACGCGGGATACGTGCTGTGGACGGGCGCCCGGCTGCTCCCGTTGCAGACCGTGACCGCGGCCGAGGGCGGGGGCCCGGTGGGGGCGGGCGCCGCCGACCGCGCGGCGGGGGGCGTGGTCGGCGGTGCCCCGGGGGACGTCCGGGTGGCGGCGGCACCGGCGGGGGTCGTGACGGATACGGCGCCGGACACGGGCGCGGCGACCGGCCTCTGCGAGGACCGGCCGGAGCTGGCGCTGGCCTGTCGGCTGTCCATGGGCATCGCGATGCTGGCGATGCTGCTCACGCTCTGA
- a CDS encoding M56 family metallopeptidase gives MMVSLVLLTLGALAAVVAPRLLARAEWPEREPVVALWVWQCVVAAVLLCFGLAMTFSAAAAWLAVRGHVFAPAPSGVVEAYALGAHRPWSAALALILAAGGVWTGAMLTREIHRAHTRRKRRRTELLVRSPLLPGEEPGQGPLVVLEGERPGAWWLPGAAPQLVVTTAALRRLKGRQLDAVLAHEQGHARARHDWLLHCSSALANGFPQIPVFAAFQAEMHRLVELAADDVASRRFGRLTIALALVELNEDRGVFGPCPTPDGELPRRVDRLLTPLPRLTAGRRLRLTAAAALVPAVPLVVAFIPALRALG, from the coding sequence ATGATGGTCTCCCTCGTGCTGCTGACGCTCGGTGCGCTGGCCGCCGTGGTCGCCCCGCGACTGCTGGCCCGCGCCGAATGGCCCGAGCGCGAGCCCGTGGTGGCCCTCTGGGTCTGGCAGTGCGTGGTGGCGGCCGTGCTGCTGTGCTTCGGGCTCGCCATGACGTTCAGCGCGGCGGCGGCCTGGCTGGCCGTACGGGGACATGTCTTCGCCCCCGCCCCGAGCGGGGTCGTAGAGGCGTACGCGCTCGGCGCGCACCGTCCGTGGTCGGCGGCGCTGGCCCTGATCCTGGCGGCCGGCGGGGTGTGGACGGGCGCCATGCTCACGCGGGAGATCCACCGGGCGCACACGCGCCGCAAGCGGCGCCGTACCGAACTACTCGTCCGTTCACCGCTGTTGCCCGGCGAGGAGCCCGGCCAGGGCCCGCTGGTCGTCCTGGAGGGCGAGCGTCCGGGGGCCTGGTGGCTGCCGGGCGCCGCGCCCCAACTCGTCGTCACCACGGCCGCCCTGCGACGGCTCAAGGGCCGCCAGCTCGATGCCGTACTGGCCCATGAGCAGGGTCACGCCCGCGCCCGGCACGACTGGCTGCTGCACTGCTCGTCGGCGCTGGCCAACGGGTTCCCGCAGATACCGGTCTTCGCCGCGTTCCAGGCCGAGATGCACCGCCTGGTCGAACTGGCCGCCGACGACGTCGCGTCCCGCCGTTTCGGCAGGCTGACGATCGCGCTCGCCCTGGTCGAACTGAACGAGGACCGTGGAGTGTTCGGCCCCTGCCCGACGCCCGACGGCGAGCTGCCGCGCCGGGTGGACCGGCTGCTGACACCGCTCCCCCGGCTGACGGCGGGCCGTCGGCTGCGGCTGACGGCGGCCGCGGCGCTGGTGCCCGCCGTTCCGCTCGTGGTGGCCTTCATCCCGGCACTACGCGCCCTGGGATAG
- a CDS encoding HAD family hydrolase, with translation MKIKGVLFDFSGTLFRIESAGSWLRSVLDELSVPVPPAEVRRYAVQLAVAGALPGGPSPQQVPPELAGLWATRDESAELHRAAYTGLARQVALPDPRLYDALYERHRTPDAWRPYADTAEVLGTLKREGIGVGVISNIGWDLRPVFRAHGMDDYVDAYVLSYEHGIQKPDVRLFGAACEAIGQDPRDVLMVGDDRKADGGAAELGCAVHFVDHLPVEERPAGLRPVLTLTR, from the coding sequence ATGAAGATCAAGGGTGTGCTTTTCGACTTCTCAGGGACTCTGTTCCGCATCGAATCGGCCGGTTCCTGGCTCCGGTCCGTACTCGACGAATTGAGCGTTCCCGTGCCGCCCGCCGAGGTCCGGCGGTACGCGGTCCAGCTCGCCGTGGCGGGGGCGCTGCCCGGCGGTCCCTCGCCGCAGCAGGTGCCGCCGGAGCTGGCCGGGCTGTGGGCCACCCGCGACGAGAGCGCGGAGCTGCACAGGGCCGCGTACACCGGTCTCGCACGGCAGGTCGCACTCCCGGACCCGCGGCTGTACGACGCCCTCTACGAGCGCCACCGGACGCCGGACGCCTGGCGGCCGTACGCCGATACGGCGGAGGTGCTCGGCACCCTCAAGCGCGAGGGCATCGGCGTAGGCGTGATCAGCAACATCGGCTGGGACCTGCGTCCGGTCTTCCGCGCGCACGGCATGGACGACTATGTGGACGCCTACGTGCTGTCGTACGAGCACGGCATCCAGAAGCCGGACGTACGCCTCTTCGGCGCGGCCTGCGAGGCCATCGGACAGGATCCGCGCGATGTGCTGATGGTCGGGGACGACCGGAAGGCGGACGGCGGCGCGGCCGAACTGGGCTGCGCCGTGCACTTCGTCGACCATCTGCCGGTGGAGGAGCGCCCGGCGGGCCTGCGGCCCGTTCTCACCCTCACACGCTGA
- a CDS encoding M14 family metallopeptidase produces the protein MRLRVREARWKAATLAAMLALAVAVPFTAEAAPPDPKAAPESSTAAEERVRQYEIPGVADVLGRTALASSGVSVDEAGERSTVVSATDTQARQLRAEGYRLDVLPGPPARTNGRAAEPFDFPSADSRYHNYAEMTAEINQRIAAHPSLISKRVIGKSYQGRDIIAVKISDNVATDENEPEVLFTHHQHAREHLTVEMALYLIRELGDSYGTDSRVTSAVNNREIWIVPDVNPDGGEYDIATGSYRSWRLNRQPNSGSSAIGTDLNRNWAFQWGCCGGSSGTPGSETYRGPRAESAPEVKVVADFARSRVVGGRQQLKAAIDFHTYSELVLWPYGYTRADTAPGMTIDDRNAFAAVGGKMAASNGYTAEQASDLYITDGSIDDWLWGNQKIFAYTFEMYPGSAGGGGFYPPDEVIERETSRNRDAVLQLLENADCMYRSIGKESQYCTA, from the coding sequence ATGCGACTTCGCGTACGCGAGGCCAGATGGAAGGCCGCCACCCTCGCGGCCATGCTGGCACTCGCCGTGGCCGTCCCCTTCACGGCCGAGGCGGCGCCCCCGGATCCGAAGGCCGCTCCCGAGTCCTCCACAGCCGCCGAGGAGCGCGTGCGGCAGTACGAGATACCCGGCGTGGCCGACGTACTGGGCCGTACCGCCCTCGCCTCCAGCGGCGTATCGGTGGACGAGGCGGGCGAGCGCTCGACGGTCGTCAGCGCCACCGACACCCAGGCGCGGCAGCTGCGCGCGGAGGGCTACCGGCTCGACGTACTGCCCGGCCCGCCCGCCAGGACGAACGGCAGGGCCGCCGAGCCGTTCGACTTCCCCTCGGCCGACTCGCGCTATCACAACTACGCGGAGATGACCGCCGAGATCAACCAGCGGATCGCGGCTCATCCCAGCCTCATCAGCAAGCGCGTCATCGGCAAGAGCTACCAGGGCCGCGACATCATCGCGGTCAAGATCAGCGACAACGTGGCGACGGACGAGAACGAGCCCGAGGTGCTGTTCACGCACCACCAGCACGCCCGCGAGCACCTCACCGTCGAGATGGCGCTGTATCTGATCCGCGAGCTGGGTGACTCCTACGGCACCGACTCACGCGTCACCAGCGCCGTGAACAACCGGGAGATCTGGATCGTCCCGGACGTCAACCCGGACGGCGGCGAGTACGACATCGCCACCGGTTCCTACCGCAGCTGGCGCCTGAACCGACAGCCCAACTCCGGTTCCTCCGCGATCGGTACGGACCTCAACCGCAACTGGGCCTTCCAGTGGGGCTGCTGCGGCGGCTCCTCCGGCACCCCCGGCTCCGAGACGTACCGCGGCCCGCGCGCCGAGTCCGCCCCGGAGGTCAAGGTGGTCGCGGACTTCGCGCGCAGCCGGGTCGTCGGCGGCAGGCAGCAGCTCAAGGCGGCCATCGACTTCCACACGTACAGCGAACTGGTGCTGTGGCCGTACGGCTACACACGGGCCGACACCGCTCCCGGCATGACGATCGACGACCGGAACGCCTTCGCCGCGGTCGGCGGGAAGATGGCGGCGAGCAACGGCTACACCGCGGAGCAGGCGAGCGACCTCTACATCACGGACGGGTCGATCGACGACTGGCTGTGGGGGAACCAGAAGATCTTCGCGTACACCTTCGAGATGTACCCGGGCAGCGCCGGCGGCGGCGGTTTCTACCCGCCCGACGAGGTGATCGAGCGCGAGACGAGCCGCAACCGGGACGCGGTCCTCCAACTCCTGGAGAACGCCGACTGCATGTACCGGTCCATCGGCAAGGAGTCGCAGTACTGCACGGCCTGA